Within the Arachis duranensis cultivar V14167 chromosome 10, aradu.V14167.gnm2.J7QH, whole genome shotgun sequence genome, the region AAAAAAATGTACTCCCAAATTCAATTAAGGTTTAGCAATGATGACAACAAAGTTATATGCAAATTAACATACTATCAATGAAACAACAGTAAAACCCCTAAAGTTTACCAAAACTTAAACTCTGGAAGCCGTTGAATGAATAGTTTGAACCAAAGGTCCATCAGCATTAGGCTCCAACTCAGGATCAACCAAAGGGGACAAGAACCCAATCAAGAGGTTCAGCAAGTAAATTCCAAGCCTATAAGACACAATGTAAAATCCCTGGACATAAAAAACCCTCAAGACATAAATTGACACAATTTCCAAAGTCCCAATCCACCTATAGGTGGCGTGAGGCGTAGATTTATCCAGGTAATACTAGAACATCTTTGAGAATTCCTGCCACCATTGGTTCAAGGGTGCAGCAGCAGCAGAGATCTAGGGTTATGGCGAGGGAACAGAAAACCCTAAGATTGTTGAAAAAATGGGATTGAAGAGAGATATTACTGtggaaaacaagaaattaattgAAGAGAATAATAGGAGCTGACCTTAGAGGACGAGGATTTTGGAAGGTTTCGGTGGAAACGAAAATGATTTCAATTGAGAGAAATTGAAGAGTTAGCAGATCTACAAGGAacgaaaaaatttgaaagattagGGGAGGTAGTGAAATGGCGTCATTTTTGTGTCTGAGGATTTATATGTCCAATTTCCAAAAGCTCAGAGCCACGTGGACTCCCGTATGAACACGTCAGATCCACATTTGCCACATCAGAGTTTTTTGACGGGTCCAACAGACTAAATTCAACGGAAGGGTTAATATGTTCATGTTTTACAGGAGTCAAGGACATAAatgtattttttgttctttgaaGATGAAAATGTCTGCGGAAAAAAAGGTCAGGAAGCTATTTGTcctttattctatattttttatttggagaAAGAAATTTGGATTCCCAACTATAGTGATTATtcttatgaaaaagtgtgtttttgGAGAGTTTGCTAAGTTGGTTCAAGTATGAATTTAATTGCTCCGATAGTAGAATATGTACTTGAGTATGCCAAGAGAAGTCCCATCATGAATATTCTTCATGCTTAGAGAGAAGCTAAGATTGATGACAAGGTAAATTGTTGTCTCTCCATACTATGTTTTATGTTATGCTTATTAGCTTATGTACATAGTTTATGGAGTCTCCATGAATGTTTGCAATATGTTCTTGAAAATGAACGCGTTGAGTTATTCAAACAGACAACATTTAGAGCAAGAAGCTAAAGCCAAAGATGTTGAATAGCAGAAGAACTAACTTAGAAGAAACTACCAAATGTTGGGGATTAAAGTGGGGTGGACGATATGATCACATAGTAGGTTCTCATTGTAAATTTAATAGGTAAAAAACCATGAGGATGGCACTCTCTATAATCATTTCATAATTTATTGGTTTATATCTCTTTTTTGGGATAATTAACATTTTTTGAAGAACAGTCATTAATATAACTTATTGGAAGTTGTTAGCAAcattttttataagttttaagTAATGTTTGCAGATTAAAGATACTCTGTGAAACACTTCATGAAGAGTTTTATGGTTAAAGATTATTCATGAATTAAGGATGAATATGTTTGCAGTATTACTTAGATTTTTTTATCACATTATGTTTTCCTGCAACATTTATCGATCACAAATGAATCTAAGACTGAACTAAAAAATAGGTGTCGACAACACTTATCCATTAGggattttttcttatattttgattttgtgattCCGAATAACTATTTGTACCGTTGTTAAGTCACCTGCATAATTATATTACTCATATCACCTTTCTTTTTCTGAAACCATTAAAGTTATTCCTTTTTTTGCTTTACATGTTTCTTTTTTGGAAATGATTCCACTAggattcattattatttttaaaatttacatatggttgaaaattaatgaagaaaaaaatagtatcTATCGATTATCAGCACCCTTAAGAATTCATGCTTCTTAAATCTGATAAGTTGGAAAAAATTTAGAGGCACATTAGGAACCATTTTTAAAATACTacctctttattttttaaatggtatattaaaaatagactATATTTTATACATTCAAATAGCAGTAGAGTATTCATTCAAGCGTCACTTTCACAATATTTAGGAATAAAgaatagaagagaaagaaaaaaataaaaaaaataaaagataaaccaAAAAGCAACGTCCTTTATAGTgcactctctctctcatctaaGTTAGAGTTTGGATTAAAAGATAGTGGTTGAGAGATTTGTAGAAATGAGTTGAAGTTGCGCAAAAGAAGCCTTACACTTATctctctatttctttctttcatctTGGAAAATGATAAGTTTGATGAGAGATTTCAAACATccattctttttctctttctctttttcttcaattaGCAAATAAACAAAATGAAAGGCCAAAATAGTATATCTTCCTTAAGTTCTTCATCTTTTTATGCATTTGGTCCTCTTTTTTTGATAAACCTCTATTAGCattgaaaaataacaatttatatttttttaaaaaaaattatccaagaaataaattattttaacatgATGAATCAAAGAAatcttttttatatacataaattatattagttatggttcttatttatgtttatctttTGAACTGTGTTGTTGCTACTTTCATGTTTATCTTATCGTGTGCTctaaattttgttataatattaattaacatGCTAAATGATTATTATATCCTCTGATACTATTTTAACGTaggaataatttttttgttatttgaatatTGATATAACATATGTATTTTATCcaacatattttgattttatcttaatattctttatttaaaaattttaaaaatacatggATCACATGCAGTTGCATGGGTTATCATGCtagtattttatatataattagttCGAATGATTTTTCTTCTAAATATCGAACCAAACCGCAAACCAATTGTGTGTCATGAGTAAAATGGAAAATTAATACATCTTGATCTGATTGAAACATCGAAACGAatacgagagagagagagagagagagagttttatTATCCTCTCCTCTCTCCTAAAAACCCCACAAATGATGTCGTTCTCACACCACCGTCGAACTCAATCGGAGCTTCATGTCCGAATCCCCGACGAATTTGATCTTGATCTCGATATGGATGTGGATTTGGATGTTGATtcctttgatttcaaaaattccATTCATAACAACGAAACTGTCATctcttcctcctcatcttccGTAGCAGCCGAATCCCTCTCTAAGCCCGTATCCGACCACCAACTACCTCCGTTCTCACCTGCCTCTGCCACCGTGCCGCCCATTGTGGATATCAGTAAAACCACCGTGAGGCCTGGTCACCGGCGCAGCAACTCGGCGGACGgcacctcttcttcttcattgttgttggAAGGCATTGAGGCCAAGAAGGCCATGTCCCCTGACAAGCTCGCTGAATTGTGGACTGTTGATCCCAAGCGAGCCAAGAggttcctctctctctctctctctctctctctctctctctctctctctctctcattcgTTATTCAATCTTCATATTCGATTGTCATAGGAATAACAATGTTATTATAGCTTAGCTCAAACCTGTAAGTTGCCTttagttgaaaattttcattcaattttttaGATCGTTTCTTTTTCTAAAAGGAAATGCGATTGTGCACTTGCATGGGCCACAACGGTCCATGGTGGCGCTCTCTGCCACTTGTTCCAAGTTGAAAAGTTGAAAAGCATTTACAGTGGTGATTTGGTGAAAAAATTCATAATTGATAGGGGATAATGTATCTATTGCATAAATCGATTTTCACATTTAGTCAATGAAATATTGAAATTGACTTAAATAGAAAATGCATGGTATTCTCTGTAATCGTGCTGTTCATGATTCCTTTTTTAAATGGTGAttcatatttttgttagttaaaGAGGGTACCTCCAAATTGTGCAGGATTTTGGCCAACCGTAAATCGGCGGCCCGTTCAAAGGAGAGGAGAGCTTGTTATGTGGTGGAGCTTGAGAGAAAAATTCAGGTTCTTCAAACAGAAGCAACTACTCTTTCAGcccaattaaatctttttcaggTTCTTACCTGCTGCCTTCATTCCACCTAGTATACATGTgcttttctctttcattctcttGCTTGTTTTAAATCACACATTAATGCATGTATCATTACTTCAGCCTAATTATGCACAGTACATTATAACATACCTCATTAATGTGTGCTATACATTGTCCCAAAACTCTGATCATTCATAATGATATGTTAGGCTCCTTATTATTCAGTATTGGCACGAAAACATAAAACATGATGCGAATATTTAACTTTCTGAATTATAAACGTTCATTACTTATGATTGGTTAGACAGGATATGGGTCCTCTCATGCTATATATTTGTTCCGTATCATTCAATCTACTGTATGATGATCCCTTAATGTGTGAGGATCCTATTCCTGTTTGATATACTTGATTTTGTTTCATGTATAGTTTAGATGTGTTATCTTGTAAATATCAGGAACAATTACCACCTATCTATTCGTTGGTCATTTGTTATTTACTCTTTGGCATGTTTTCTGTTTTCCTTTTAAAggcattttgttttctttaaatGTGTGTTGTTTACTAGTTGTAAAATTCCTAGTATGTTATGGAACGCTTAAGGCATTCATATAATGCTACCTAAGACTTATTCATTGCGAAAAATCTTTTTCAGAGAGATACAACTGGTTTGACTACTGAAAATACTGAACTTAGGCTACGCTTACAAGCTATGGAGCAACAAGCTAAGTTATGTGATGGTATGTATTTTTGGATAAATATGTGATGGTATGTTTCAATCATACAAAGAAAATCTGAGAATTTTTGAAGCCAAATTTATACAACAATGAAGCCTTGCCTCACTAGGTGGGGTTGGCTACTTTGGATCAAACGACACCATTGAGCTCTattatgtatcatgtctacagaaagatcgtttacatgtagatatcgtttgaccacctcatggatggtcttcctAAGTCTTCCTCTACCTTTCACATGAATGATTCATGTCTTCATGACATGGATCATGACATGAAGCCAGATTGATAatgaggattttttttttcttcagtaTGAGCATAAATGTAGAATTATTATTTTCCGAGATATTATTGTTTACAACCTTTTATGcactttttagttttatttcatAAGTATTAGATTTCTTGTACTCCTCAAAAATAGTTTTCCCCCCTCATGCTCAATGACTAACTAAGAGtgtatttgtttttgttaatatttcAACTAAGATATTGTGATTTATATAATACGCTTGACTTCAACCATccctttttttgttaaaaaaattacagcTCTGAATGAAGCACTGAAAAAAGAAGTTGATAGACTCAAGATTGCTACTGGAGAGATGGTAACTCGTCCCAATTCGAATAGTTTGGCAATGCATCGGCCTTCATATTCTCAAGCTCCTTTCTTCTCGTTTCAATCGCAACATTTTGCAGGCGAACTTCACACCATGCAAATGCCTCCTTTGCATCCACTGTCGCCTAATATGTCTTCCCCTCGACCGCTGATTGATGTAACTACTCCATACAATTTGTCAAACATGTTGCCAAGTGATCATGTTCCTGTTGGCCAATTTCAGGTGCTAGACATAAGTCATCCGATCCCTCATGTTCTGATTCATGATGGTCCCTCCATTTCTGTTAATAAAATCAACGATgccttttgatttaaatttgactGACCAACATGTTTCACCTCCTTGTTTATTAATTAGATTGTTCATAgtctgacacaagtgattgatttttgtttttctattcaattaatttataaaaaggtcattttttttatcatgttcATTGATATCTTCACTCCTCTCCTTCTGCCAATTTTTGTTAGGGTTCAAATTAATGTATGAGCTCAAGTGAGAcaggtttttcttattttatttttgtattatatgacaatttttcttttctttttaacaaattattttataacaacTTTGATAATATTTGCCTAATTTcacattctattttttttttgttgcccACGGTATTCTCTATCCTGATAGGCCAAAGATTAATCTGTTACGGATCTGAACTTCATTTAAGGGTCTGTCACTGGCCAATGGGTTATTGCATGCACAAGGTGAGATTCAAACTCCCAACACTTACTTATGTGAGTTGACCACTCGACCAATCCAAATTAGTTATTTGACATTTCATTTAGGTGATTGTTATAGTGTCTAAAAGGTGATGTCTAATTTagtaaaaaagattaaaaattaatatttaatttaaaaagtataaaaataaataatttttaaaaatttaaaatttattacaaaaataaagtagGTAAAATTTAAGCATTAATTCATAGGCCGAATAGAATTGGCCTTCCATTTAATAACCCATTAACCGGTGTTCAGTTCTCTATTTGTAACCCATTGTACAAAGAAGCATTTGTCATCaatttcatttgtgaattcaACTAGTATGCAATGGATGTTGGTTAGGTCGTCATGTATCCGTAGAAATGGACAAAAAGGCTGACATTTTCGTTGGTTATTCTGCTGTCACTTTTGAAGGATCCATCTGAATAAATAGTTCCTTAAATGACCACAATCACATATCTTACTAGTTATTCTCATGTCTAAAAAAAATACGGGAGAAAATGAATGGCGAACACTACTTATTGTTATGGTCCCTTGTTTTCCTTTATAGTTGATCCTATCCGTTATTGTCTTTTTTCATTCGTTCATCCTTTTAATTTTCAACACTTAGGCTTTTTTGTTTCACATTTGCCAATAAGATTCCATGAAAGCATTGCTTAGGTAATGTTGGAGTTGAAGCGTTAGTTCAAGTGGCAAATCATGGTGTCTCTTGATATGTTATGCGTAGTTTTGAAATTTGATAAGGTTAAATGATAGATGAGATTGCTTTAAGTATTGTATGTGTGAGTGTGTAGTATAGATGATTTTTAATGTTATAATACTTAGGATTGAAAGTTTGAAAGTTGTCCAATTTAtctgattaaaaaaatttaagtaataTTGTAATGTTTAAAATTGGAGACTATTCGATCATAAGTaaacataaaatttatacaTGAAGAACATGGGTTTAAATTTTAGCGTTTTCCCCCCTTGTGCCTTTAGGCTGTATTTGGTTGTTGTCTCGAAAGTATGAAAACATACACACATACATAAGAATATATAGGTACAAGAAGACATTAATtttgtattgtgtttggtaatTAATAAGACATCGACTGAACATACAACTCATAATTCTACTAAAAAGTCAATTTTACCCTCATCATTTATATATCGCCATCATCACTTCAGCCTTTTCACTCTCTTTCAAAATCATTGCAATTTACCATGGCATCACCATCTTCAAACCAACACAGATTTCTTTTTGTTTGGTAATTCTTAATCTAGTAATTCTTAATCAAAACAAATTCAATCTCATAAGCATCAAAACTAACAAAATTGCTAAAAAAAATCAGCATAACAAATACAAATCTCCATCATTTTAAACATCAACTCAAACAGAGAATGAGTTATCACTCCATCCATAACAAATAACATCacaaataaaattcaatttcaaattcaatgtttataaaataaataaaagttcttCAATAGCATTCTAATTAAACAATACACTCagatacaaaatttttattaaaaaataaaattttaaataaatacaaattaaatctAAGATAAAACAAGGCATTAgagtaaatgaaaaaaaaaagaaagagatagaaaagaatgaaaagaagatgaaaagatGAGGAGAGGTGAAAGAAGGATGGAGTCGATATAAAAAGACTAAATCTATAATGAGATTTGTGGTTGTTTTCGCTGTAAATCTATAATTACTCTCGCCACCAAAGAGAGGAAGAATGAAATGTAAAATAGAGAGGATAAAAGGCCAACGCCACCAAAGAGAAGACGAACAATGCCACCATAAAGAGAATGAAGGGCGATGCCATCAAAGTCCAAAGTCGGGCAACAGCCATGAATAGGATATGGATATATAGGTTACATAAAGAGGAAATAAAAAGTGgttaaagaaaaggaaattaagtTGAAAATGTTAAAGATATGGAtggaattacaaaaatattaaaggaataaaattgtaaaaatttcAGTGTctcaaactaaaaattattgtctCAACTAATTGGAGAGACACATGATACATATTTTTT harbors:
- the LOC107470204 gene encoding transcription factor RF2b, translating into MSFSHHRRTQSELHVRIPDEFDLDLDMDPVSDHQLPPFSPASATVPPIVDISKTTVRPGHRRSNSADGTSSSSLLLEGIEAKKAMSPDKLAELWTVDPKRAKRILANRKSAARSKERRACYVVELERKIQVLQTEATTLSAQLNLFQRDTTGLTTENTELRLRLQAMEQQAKLCDALNEALKKEVDRLKIATGEMVTRPNSNSLAMHRPSYSQAPFFSFQSQHFAGELHTMQMPPLHPLSPNMSSPRPLIDVTTPYNLSNMLPSDHVPVGQFQVLDISHPIPHVLIHDGPSISVNKINDAF